One segment of Rhodohalobacter mucosus DNA contains the following:
- a CDS encoding carbon-nitrogen hydrolase family protein, producing MGKNIRVAAAQISPIFLNKDKTVEKACKAILEAGEKGANLIVFPEAFISGYPDWVWLIPNSKGAELNDLYVKLVEHAVSVPDNATEKLCKAAKIAGIDVVMGINERSSETSSASLYNSILFISDGGKILGKHRKLIPTGGERLIWSRGDGKSLRSYDTSIGKIAGLICWENFMPLARTAIYESGVQILASPTWDKSLRWLQSMQHIAREGGIFLISCCMALQMDDIPDEYSFKKLYPDGKTWINSGNSCIIAPNGEIIAGPLEAQEDILYANIDLQKIIAAKRMFDTVGHYSRPDVFQFGLKDH from the coding sequence ATGGGTAAAAATATCAGAGTTGCAGCTGCACAAATTTCACCCATCTTTTTAAATAAGGATAAGACGGTTGAGAAAGCTTGTAAAGCAATTTTAGAGGCCGGTGAGAAAGGCGCCAATTTAATTGTTTTTCCGGAAGCGTTCATTTCAGGCTATCCCGATTGGGTGTGGCTTATCCCCAACAGCAAGGGAGCCGAACTGAACGATCTCTACGTGAAATTGGTGGAGCATGCGGTTTCCGTGCCAGACAATGCAACTGAAAAACTTTGCAAGGCTGCCAAAATTGCGGGCATAGATGTGGTGATGGGCATAAATGAGCGCAGCTCTGAAACAAGCAGTGCGAGCCTTTACAACAGCATCCTGTTTATCAGTGACGGCGGGAAAATTCTCGGAAAGCACCGCAAACTAATCCCCACAGGCGGAGAACGCCTGATATGGTCACGTGGTGACGGAAAATCGCTGCGTTCTTACGATACTTCCATAGGAAAAATTGCAGGGCTTATTTGCTGGGAAAATTTTATGCCCCTGGCAAGAACTGCCATTTATGAGAGCGGTGTACAGATACTTGCTTCTCCCACCTGGGATAAAAGTCTGCGATGGCTTCAGTCGATGCAGCATATTGCAAGGGAAGGAGGAATCTTTTTAATCAGCTGCTGCATGGCTCTTCAGATGGACGATATACCTGATGAATACTCCTTCAAGAAACTCTATCCGGACGGTAAAACGTGGATCAATTCGGGGAACAGCTGTATAATAGCACCAAACGGAGAAATTATTGCAGGCCCGCTAGAAGCTCAGGAGGATATTCTATATGCCAATATTGATCTTCAGAAAATTATCGCTGCCAAACGAATGTTTGACACTGTGGGCCACTACTCCCGGCCTGATGTTTTTCAATTTGGCTTGAAGGATCACTGA
- a CDS encoding sodium:phosphate symporter, giving the protein MQEIAAGTFKKYKSALKWSAVLALIYLLLVAVSIIGDGFEIATGGAAARLFAFATNPIIALMIGVVATAAIQSSSTVSSIIVGLVAGGLPLTMAIPMVMGANIGTSLTSTIVSLGHVRDGEEFKRAFSAATVHDSFNLFAVFLILPIELIFHPLENLSLWLAGFMAGDAAVTGVEVSSFNFVSFALAPIVDLILWSSSVIQGTWQGIFLIFLGVALILFVVHSIGKILKMLMTGRALEIMNTSVGRGPISGIGAGTLITVLVQSSSTTTSLIVPMAGSGVMSMKQVYPFTLGGNIGTTVTALLAATAITGATALLAFQIALIHFLFNVFAIILIFSIPVLRNVPPAIAEKMAEMTQKRAWFVGAYIVTVFFFIPLLVLGISELLL; this is encoded by the coding sequence ATGCAGGAAATAGCCGCAGGGACATTTAAAAAATACAAATCCGCACTTAAATGGAGTGCCGTACTTGCCCTGATCTATTTATTGCTTGTAGCTGTTTCTATCATTGGGGATGGTTTTGAGATCGCAACCGGCGGTGCAGCAGCCCGTCTTTTTGCATTCGCAACAAACCCCATCATTGCACTGATGATCGGCGTTGTAGCCACTGCGGCCATCCAAAGTTCAAGTACTGTTTCATCCATTATTGTGGGGCTTGTTGCGGGCGGATTGCCCTTAACGATGGCAATTCCAATGGTAATGGGAGCCAATATCGGCACTTCACTCACCAGTACCATTGTCAGCCTGGGTCATGTTCGGGATGGAGAAGAGTTCAAGAGAGCGTTCTCTGCGGCAACCGTTCACGACAGCTTTAATCTGTTTGCTGTTTTCCTCATTCTGCCAATTGAACTGATCTTTCACCCACTCGAAAATTTGTCACTGTGGCTGGCCGGATTTATGGCGGGAGATGCTGCCGTTACGGGCGTGGAAGTAAGCAGTTTCAATTTTGTCTCCTTTGCGCTGGCACCGATCGTGGATCTTATTCTGTGGTCTTCTTCGGTAATTCAGGGAACCTGGCAGGGGATTTTTCTAATCTTTCTCGGTGTGGCACTCATCCTGTTTGTTGTTCATTCAATAGGAAAAATTCTCAAAATGCTCATGACCGGACGGGCACTTGAAATCATGAATACATCGGTGGGACGCGGTCCCATTTCCGGCATTGGTGCAGGTACGCTGATTACTGTCCTGGTTCAATCTTCTTCAACAACCACCTCACTCATAGTACCCATGGCAGGAAGCGGCGTGATGAGCATGAAACAGGTCTACCCGTTTACTCTCGGCGGCAATATCGGAACAACCGTAACCGCGCTTCTTGCCGCAACCGCCATTACGGGCGCAACGGCACTGCTTGCATTTCAGATTGCCCTGATTCACTTCCTGTTTAATGTTTTCGCCATCATCCTCATTTTTTCCATACCCGTACTGCGCAATGTGCCGCCTGCTATTGCTGAGAAAATGGCTGAAATGACCCAAAAACGAGCCTGGTTTGTCGGGGCATATATCGTCACCGTCTTCTTCTTTATACCGCTTCTGGTACTTGGAATTTCAGAGCTGTTACTTTAG
- a CDS encoding mechanosensitive ion channel family protein translates to MNEIFNEVSQSLSDVFDPETIGSLLADGIISLFLIIIIYTVFYLLWKGIYWILQPVFRKSKMDETTTVFANSIIKYAILIFGLITALDTVGIKTSAVLASLGIVGLTIGFAARDSLSNLISGLIIFLDRPFVIGDLVEVDGNYGKVDRITLRSTRIVTVDGKMLAVPNLDVVNKTVTSYTNFPHLRLSIGVTIDVNEDLGRARTVLLSLVKDNPAYMKHPEPTVVVQELNDYNVLLELRVWIDDERDHIARRFKLREEVFNAFNHTGIRMPYETIQLAPFNVEVSNEKTGS, encoded by the coding sequence ATGAATGAAATTTTTAACGAGGTATCTCAAAGCCTTTCCGATGTTTTTGATCCTGAAACGATAGGGTCTCTTTTGGCTGACGGTATAATAAGCCTGTTTCTTATCATCATAATCTATACCGTTTTTTACCTGCTTTGGAAGGGTATTTACTGGATTCTTCAGCCGGTGTTTCGCAAAAGTAAAATGGACGAGACCACGACGGTTTTTGCGAACTCCATCATTAAATATGCAATTTTGATTTTCGGGCTCATTACAGCACTGGATACAGTAGGTATTAAAACCTCTGCAGTTCTGGCGTCGCTGGGTATTGTGGGATTGACAATCGGTTTTGCGGCCAGGGATTCACTTTCAAACCTGATCTCCGGGCTGATCATCTTTCTGGACCGTCCGTTTGTGATTGGTGATTTGGTTGAGGTGGACGGTAACTATGGGAAAGTGGACCGCATAACACTACGATCAACGCGAATTGTAACCGTCGATGGCAAGATGCTTGCCGTGCCAAACCTCGATGTGGTCAACAAAACGGTAACATCCTACACAAACTTTCCACACCTGAGGCTTAGCATTGGGGTTACGATTGATGTGAATGAAGATCTGGGCAGAGCACGGACCGTATTATTGTCGCTCGTAAAAGATAACCCGGCCTACATGAAGCATCCTGAACCGACAGTAGTGGTGCAGGAGCTGAATGATTATAATGTGCTGCTCGAACTTCGTGTATGGATCGATGATGAAAGAGACCACATTGCGAGGCGATTTAAATTGAGGGAAGAGGTGTTCAATGCATTTAATCATACCGGAATCCGGATGCCGTACGAAACCATCCAGCTTGCGCCCTTTAACGTAGAAGTATCCAATGAGAAAACCGGATCATAG
- a CDS encoding PP2C family protein-serine/threonine phosphatase → MEQDFLLTRIQYFTTGLILGISLLHLFLYIFWRKRSANLYYSLFLLFLATTIFSDFQQLLSTDSFSQLFLKIQRGALSVSLIAGQLFFYKLFKNRIPRYIWLFSLLLALTGAAAVIQPLNNFIYLQVIIIAVLIDLLRITYLALRTESDQLWIVGAGFLIFALFSGYDLLLDLDFIQVLLGLENGYQFGIIGLIITTSIYLAMDFSDTNQKVIDQEKDILQQSLKQEMLREEVARTSKELEEARKLQLSMLPNQLPEPDHYLMAANMRTAVEVGGDYYDYNIKDDGQLTLTIGDATGHGNRAGFMVAIIKSLFKSYQPDSDFPAFFNKVTRILKQMNLGSLYMALSCVNVKENVLTLSAAGMPPALLFRDSTKSVEEIVIKGMPLGAFNDFPYKQKQLELQPNDTLLLLSDGLDELFNEDHEMFGWERVKSTFQKYATLKPEDLITKLNEEADHWRGNKPIDDDITFAVLKYR, encoded by the coding sequence ATGGAACAGGATTTTTTACTTACCAGGATTCAATATTTTACAACAGGCCTGATTCTGGGAATCAGTCTGCTCCATCTGTTTCTCTATATTTTCTGGCGCAAACGGTCTGCCAATCTTTATTATTCCCTATTTCTTCTATTTTTGGCAACGACAATTTTCAGTGATTTTCAGCAGCTTCTGTCTACAGATTCATTTTCACAACTGTTTCTGAAAATCCAGAGAGGTGCCCTCAGCGTCAGTTTAATCGCGGGACAACTATTTTTCTATAAACTATTCAAAAACAGGATTCCCCGATACATTTGGCTCTTTTCATTACTATTGGCACTAACCGGGGCAGCTGCAGTCATTCAGCCATTGAATAACTTTATCTACCTGCAAGTGATCATCATTGCTGTCTTGATCGATCTCCTTCGCATCACTTATCTGGCCCTGCGAACGGAATCTGACCAACTTTGGATTGTAGGCGCCGGGTTTTTGATTTTTGCTCTCTTTTCGGGTTATGATCTTCTGCTGGACCTGGATTTCATTCAAGTACTTCTCGGGCTGGAAAATGGGTACCAGTTCGGGATCATAGGATTAATCATCACCACATCCATTTATCTCGCCATGGATTTTTCCGATACGAACCAAAAAGTAATTGATCAGGAAAAAGACATTCTGCAGCAGTCGCTCAAACAGGAAATGCTTCGGGAAGAAGTGGCACGTACAAGTAAAGAACTGGAGGAAGCCCGCAAGCTTCAGCTTTCAATGCTTCCGAATCAGCTCCCTGAACCGGATCATTATCTCATGGCGGCAAATATGAGAACCGCAGTGGAAGTGGGTGGAGACTATTATGACTACAACATTAAGGATGATGGCCAGTTAACGCTCACCATAGGTGATGCCACGGGGCACGGCAACAGGGCCGGTTTCATGGTGGCCATTATAAAAAGCCTCTTCAAGAGTTATCAGCCGGACTCTGACTTTCCCGCTTTTTTCAATAAAGTCACCAGAATTTTAAAGCAGATGAATCTGGGCTCTCTCTATATGGCGCTCTCCTGCGTAAATGTTAAAGAGAATGTACTGACACTATCCGCAGCCGGCATGCCGCCGGCATTACTATTCAGGGATTCAACCAAATCTGTTGAAGAAATTGTTATAAAAGGAATGCCATTGGGTGCATTCAACGACTTTCCTTACAAACAGAAACAGCTTGAACTACAACCGAACGATACACTGCTGTTATTGTCAGACGGCCTGGATGAGCTTTTTAACGAGGATCACGAAATGTTTGGCTGGGAGAGGGTGAAATCAACTTTTCAGAAATATGCCACCCTGAAACCGGAAGATCTTATTACAAAACTAAATGAAGAGGCGGATCATTGGAGAGGCAATAAACCGATCGACGATGATATTACCTTTGCGGTGTTGAAATATCGATAA
- a CDS encoding CIA30 family protein, which yields MMKYFTGLLLIALLVNPTVLFDFHENANISNWRIVDDVVMGGRSSGSFELSPDGHAVFSGDISLENNGGFSSVRYRFEGAEADPESIVRIRLKGDGKPYQLRIKHDVRSYYSYQADFETSGEWQEIEIQLKDMYPEFRGNRLNQPNYNHNRIQEITFQFGNGKPESFQLMIDKITLVTE from the coding sequence ATGATGAAATACTTTACCGGACTTCTGTTAATAGCTCTTTTAGTAAACCCGACCGTGCTTTTTGACTTTCATGAAAATGCGAATATTAGCAACTGGCGCATCGTGGACGACGTAGTTATGGGCGGCCGCTCCAGCGGAAGTTTTGAGCTTTCACCTGATGGTCACGCTGTTTTTTCGGGCGATATTTCCCTGGAAAACAACGGAGGGTTTTCGTCTGTACGCTACAGGTTTGAAGGTGCAGAGGCTGATCCCGAATCGATAGTCCGTATCCGACTCAAAGGAGACGGCAAACCCTATCAGCTGCGTATAAAACACGATGTACGCTCTTATTATTCGTACCAGGCCGATTTTGAGACAAGCGGTGAATGGCAGGAAATTGAAATCCAGTTGAAGGACATGTATCCCGAGTTTCGTGGTAATCGACTGAACCAGCCCAATTACAACCATAACCGCATTCAGGAGATCACGTTCCAGTTCGGAAATGGTAAGCCCGAGTCTTTTCAACTAATGATCGACAAGATCACTTTAGTCACGGAATGA
- a CDS encoding amidohydrolase family protein, with the protein MKAFNFFLFLLLIAGPIQAQDGLPIIDMHLHASAADVNGPPPIAVCAPFNEMPVWDQRMPYGAFFMQVLKNPTCDNPVWGPETDREVMEQTIEAMDTYNVVQGVLGGSPQRVKQWIDEAPGRFIPGINFNIDSPNAIEPDSLRKLFDNGSVEVFAEITNQYTGTTPDDERMQPYWALAEEMDIPVGIHIGPGPPGVLYLSGSGYRARLHSPLILEDILASHPRLRIYIMHAGYPMLDDLLAVLYTHPQVYVGIGVIVYTQPEAAFYRFLKGIVEAGFGKRIMFGSDQMNWPGVIGPSIDRIREAPFLTEEQKRDILYNNAARFLRLSEEEIRQHHD; encoded by the coding sequence ATGAAAGCATTCAATTTCTTTCTCTTCTTACTATTAATTGCTGGTCCAATCCAAGCCCAGGATGGCTTACCGATCATAGACATGCACTTGCATGCTTCAGCCGCCGATGTCAACGGGCCTCCGCCAATCGCAGTTTGTGCACCTTTTAATGAAATGCCTGTCTGGGACCAACGCATGCCGTATGGCGCTTTTTTCATGCAGGTTTTGAAGAACCCCACATGCGACAATCCGGTTTGGGGACCTGAAACTGATCGGGAAGTCATGGAACAAACGATTGAAGCCATGGATACCTATAACGTTGTGCAGGGGGTACTTGGAGGATCTCCTCAACGAGTAAAACAGTGGATTGATGAAGCTCCAGGCCGATTTATTCCAGGGATCAATTTCAATATAGACAGCCCGAATGCCATTGAACCTGACTCATTGCGAAAACTCTTCGATAATGGTTCGGTTGAGGTTTTTGCTGAGATCACCAATCAGTACACCGGCACTACTCCCGATGATGAAAGAATGCAGCCATACTGGGCTCTTGCTGAGGAAATGGATATCCCGGTTGGCATTCACATCGGCCCCGGTCCACCCGGTGTACTCTATCTGTCTGGCTCCGGATACCGCGCCCGGCTTCACAGCCCGCTGATTCTGGAAGATATACTGGCAAGTCACCCACGCCTCCGGATCTACATCATGCATGCCGGTTATCCGATGCTGGATGATTTGCTTGCAGTTCTTTATACGCACCCTCAGGTTTATGTGGGTATAGGTGTCATCGTGTACACGCAGCCTGAAGCCGCTTTTTACAGATTCCTGAAAGGCATAGTAGAGGCTGGATTTGGAAAGCGCATCATGTTTGGTTCTGACCAGATGAACTGGCCGGGCGTCATTGGTCCTTCCATTGATCGAATTCGTGAAGCTCCGTTTTTAACAGAGGAACAGAAACGAGACATATTATATAATAACGCTGCCCGGTTTCTTCGCCTCAGTGAAGAAGAAATCCGTCAGCATCATGATTGA
- a CDS encoding choice-of-anchor I family protein, with the protein MMKFINASIILLFFIFLFSACSDVLNNGEALQPESPEGQINAKGNPASTNVNFQYRSTINVGGEGSAEISAYDESTQKLFVVNVESSEISVFTLTDLDNPIEETPISVSGFGVPNSVAVNNGLLAVAVEAPVKQDPGFVLVFNTGDLSQVGDYEVGALPDMVTFTKNGQLILSANEGEPNDDYTVDPLGSVSIINLKNDDVTTLDFTAFNGEQEALEERGLRVFGPGATLAQDVEPEYIAISENSRIAWVSLQENNGIARVNIRTKTIEAIYPLGFKDYSLPENSLDASDRDGVKELKNWPVFGMYQPDAIVSAKIKGKDYIFSANEGDARDYDGFSEEERIDDLTLDSTVFPNAATLQQDENLGRLEITTTLGDTDNDGEYEQLYSYGARSFSVWSPFGDLLYDSGNGIAAETLAQTPGRFNDDDGRSDAKGAEPEAVEILNMGGQRHILFVGLERNDQILVYDVSNPLAPEFLSILSNPGDEAPEGVLAVPAKESPTGRDLLIVSYEDSGTISFFENF; encoded by the coding sequence ATGATGAAATTTATCAATGCATCAATCATTCTGCTCTTTTTCATTTTCCTGTTTTCGGCTTGTAGTGATGTTCTGAATAACGGAGAGGCGTTACAGCCGGAATCACCGGAGGGCCAAATCAATGCAAAGGGAAATCCGGCCAGTACAAACGTCAATTTTCAATACCGTTCCACCATTAACGTGGGGGGAGAAGGCTCGGCTGAAATTTCCGCATACGATGAATCCACCCAAAAACTGTTTGTGGTTAATGTGGAGTCATCAGAAATTTCTGTTTTCACATTAACCGATCTCGACAATCCAATTGAAGAAACCCCTATCAGCGTAAGCGGTTTTGGTGTGCCCAACAGCGTGGCCGTCAATAATGGACTGCTTGCCGTTGCGGTAGAGGCACCGGTGAAGCAGGATCCTGGCTTCGTGCTGGTATTCAACACCGGCGATCTGTCGCAGGTGGGTGATTACGAAGTGGGCGCGCTTCCCGACATGGTCACATTTACGAAGAACGGGCAATTGATTCTCTCGGCCAATGAAGGCGAACCGAATGACGATTATACCGTTGATCCACTCGGCAGCGTAAGTATTATCAATCTGAAAAATGATGACGTTACTACTCTCGATTTTACCGCTTTCAATGGTGAGCAAGAGGCACTTGAAGAGCGGGGCCTGCGTGTGTTTGGGCCGGGTGCCACGCTTGCGCAGGATGTAGAGCCCGAGTATATCGCCATTTCTGAGAATTCACGGATCGCATGGGTCAGCCTTCAGGAAAATAACGGGATTGCACGGGTCAACATCCGAACCAAAACCATTGAAGCAATCTATCCATTGGGCTTTAAAGACTACAGTCTGCCTGAAAACAGCCTGGATGCAAGCGACAGGGATGGTGTGAAAGAACTGAAAAACTGGCCTGTATTTGGCATGTACCAGCCCGATGCAATTGTATCAGCCAAAATCAAAGGTAAAGATTATATCTTCTCAGCAAATGAAGGCGACGCCCGGGATTATGACGGATTCAGCGAGGAGGAGCGCATTGACGATCTGACACTCGATTCAACGGTTTTCCCGAATGCAGCTACTCTGCAGCAGGACGAAAATCTTGGCCGTCTGGAAATAACCACAACCCTTGGTGATACTGACAATGACGGCGAGTATGAGCAGCTTTACAGCTACGGTGCCCGATCATTCAGCGTATGGTCACCATTTGGAGATCTGCTGTATGATTCAGGCAACGGCATTGCCGCTGAAACACTTGCACAGACGCCCGGCCGCTTTAATGATGATGACGGGAGAAGCGATGCAAAAGGGGCAGAACCTGAGGCGGTTGAAATTCTGAATATGGGCGGACAGCGACATATTCTTTTTGTGGGCCTGGAGCGAAATGACCAAATACTGGTATATGATGTTTCCAATCCTCTGGCACCTGAATTTTTATCCATCCTGTCGAATCCCGGTGATGAAGCGCCGGAGGGCGTACTGGCTGTACCGGCAAAAGAAAGCCCCACCGGAAGAGACCTGCTGATAGTCAGTTACGAAGACAGCGGCACGATCAGTTTCTTTGAGAACTTCTGA
- a CDS encoding flavin monoamine oxidase family protein: MIQTDVLIIGAGLTGLTLHHYLKDHGCRVRVVEARERIGGRIYTAGFDSGPEAPVEMGATWLGSSHTHLFKLIHDLDIELFEQILGDRAIYEPTSMSPHQLVSLPEQQEPSYRIRGGTFSLIETLSSDLDPDHLFTGQPVQSLLEKDDRLIVECADVSFSARQVVSTLPPGLLHHLVEIEPALPHSVQYIMATTHTWMGESIKFGLTYKKPFWRDKSSSGTLFSNVGPITEMYDHSSFEDNRYSLMGFLNGSYYSLSSDERRTMVLNQLRKYYGKQADQTLLHYHELVWSREEYTFTPYVDHVLPHQNNGHGIYQKPFLNGKLYIAGAETSAVSPGYMDGAVNSARIVYESLRDYYLLS; encoded by the coding sequence ATGATACAAACGGATGTCCTGATTATCGGGGCCGGACTCACCGGACTAACTTTGCACCACTACCTGAAGGATCACGGGTGTAGGGTCAGGGTTGTTGAAGCCCGTGAGAGGATTGGCGGCAGAATATATACGGCCGGCTTTGATTCAGGCCCTGAAGCGCCCGTTGAGATGGGAGCCACCTGGCTGGGTTCATCCCATACACATCTCTTCAAACTTATTCATGATCTGGATATTGAATTGTTTGAACAGATTCTGGGTGATCGTGCAATCTACGAACCAACATCCATGAGTCCGCATCAGCTGGTTTCTCTTCCGGAGCAGCAGGAACCCAGTTACCGCATCAGGGGCGGCACATTCAGCTTAATTGAAACCCTTTCATCAGATCTGGATCCGGACCATTTATTTACGGGTCAGCCGGTGCAGTCGCTTCTTGAAAAGGACGATCGCCTGATCGTAGAATGTGCAGATGTCTCATTCAGCGCCAGGCAGGTCGTCTCTACTCTACCGCCGGGACTTCTTCATCATCTGGTAGAGATTGAACCTGCACTTCCTCACTCCGTTCAATACATTATGGCCACAACCCATACCTGGATGGGGGAATCGATCAAATTCGGTCTTACCTATAAAAAGCCGTTCTGGCGGGATAAAAGCTCAAGCGGCACCCTGTTCAGTAATGTCGGTCCAATTACGGAAATGTACGATCACTCTTCATTTGAAGACAACCGTTATTCACTAATGGGGTTTTTGAACGGCAGTTATTATTCGCTCTCCTCGGACGAAAGGCGCACCATGGTGCTGAATCAGCTCAGAAAATATTACGGCAAACAAGCGGATCAAACCCTTCTTCACTATCATGAGCTAGTCTGGAGTCGTGAAGAATACACTTTTACTCCATACGTCGATCACGTACTGCCCCATCAAAATAACGGCCACGGCATATATCAAAAGCCTTTTCTGAATGGAAAACTTTATATCGCCGGCGCAGAAACATCGGCTGTTTCTCCGGGCTATATGGATGGGGCGGTTAACAGCGCGAGAATAGTTTATGAATCGCTGAGGGATTATTATTTACTTTCTTAA
- a CDS encoding class I SAM-dependent methyltransferase — protein sequence MDELTLLIDLYKHAYRQGPGGDSETKLALGFCGLDPSKPLKVADIGCGTGASTLVLAKELNAAITAVDFLDEFLEILNKRAIHAGVSEKIETLSCSMDSLPFEDEEFDILWSEAAIYNIGFENGIQSWNRYLKPGGFLVVSEISWLTETRPSELQKYWDSEYPEIDTASSKISLLEKSGYSPVSYFVLPEHCWMENYYNPLQKSFKAFLQRNNNSEEAQAVVDAGIVEMELYKNYRKYFGYGFYIARKTG from the coding sequence ATGGATGAACTCACTCTCCTTATCGACCTTTATAAGCATGCTTACAGGCAAGGCCCCGGCGGTGATTCAGAAACCAAACTTGCTCTTGGCTTTTGCGGTCTTGACCCGTCCAAACCGCTCAAGGTTGCCGATATCGGATGCGGAACGGGGGCGTCTACACTGGTACTTGCAAAAGAACTGAATGCCGCGATCACGGCGGTGGACTTCCTTGATGAGTTTCTTGAAATCCTGAACAAACGAGCCATCCATGCAGGAGTTTCCGAAAAGATTGAAACGCTTTCCTGCTCTATGGACAGCCTGCCTTTTGAGGATGAAGAGTTCGACATCCTCTGGTCGGAAGCTGCCATCTACAATATCGGGTTTGAGAACGGCATTCAATCATGGAATCGATACCTGAAGCCCGGCGGATTTCTGGTGGTTTCGGAAATTTCTTGGTTAACGGAAACGCGTCCTTCAGAGCTCCAGAAGTACTGGGACAGCGAGTACCCGGAAATCGATACCGCATCCTCAAAAATATCCCTGCTTGAAAAAAGCGGCTACTCACCCGTTTCATATTTCGTGCTGCCGGAACACTGCTGGATGGAGAACTACTACAACCCTCTTCAAAAAAGTTTCAAGGCTTTTCTGCAGCGTAACAACAATAGTGAAGAAGCTCAGGCGGTTGTGGATGCCGGGATTGTGGAAATGGAGCTATATAAAAATTACAGAAAGTATTTTGGGTATGGATTTTATATCGCAAGAAAAACAGGATAG
- a CDS encoding YdeI/OmpD-associated family protein has protein sequence MNRDTSGLNRPIHPMPDFVKSALEKRGLMDDYLARPAYQQNDYLGWINRAKRIQTKKKRLNQMLDELERGGVYMKMDHPPSRKI, from the coding sequence ATGAATAGGGACACCTCAGGGCTAAATCGACCCATTCACCCCATGCCGGACTTTGTAAAATCCGCTTTGGAGAAACGCGGTTTGATGGATGATTATCTTGCACGCCCCGCCTATCAGCAAAATGATTACCTGGGATGGATTAACCGGGCAAAACGAATACAAACCAAAAAGAAACGGCTGAACCAGATGCTTGATGAACTGGAAAGAGGAGGCGTTTACATGAAAATGGATCACCCTCCATCCAGGAAAATCTGA
- a CDS encoding cation diffusion facilitator family transporter, whose protein sequence is MAHNHTHDHSRGNIKLAFFLNLGFTIVEFFGGLYVNSVAIISDALHDLGDSLSLGLAWFLHNKSRKGADTSFTFGYTRFSLLGALINSLVLIAGSIFVVNEAVARILSPEQTNAEGMFLFAILGVAVNGYAAWKVSHGETMNERVISWHLLEDVLGWVAVLIVSVILMFRDILYLDPALSLLITLYILWNVIKRLKETLYLFLQGRPSDVSIDELRDKFLSLDFVEETDHLHIWSLDGEHHVITAHLHVTEMNDISELAGAKKKIRQLLKPYNFSHSTIEMEWGEDLCSRRDSDSWPGSS, encoded by the coding sequence ATGGCCCACAATCACACACACGACCACAGCCGGGGCAACATCAAGCTGGCTTTCTTTCTGAACCTGGGATTTACGATTGTAGAGTTTTTTGGCGGATTATACGTAAACAGTGTTGCGATCATCTCGGATGCACTTCACGATCTCGGAGACAGCCTGTCTCTGGGGCTGGCATGGTTTCTTCACAATAAATCCAGGAAGGGCGCAGACACCTCTTTTACCTTCGGATATACGCGCTTTTCGCTGCTTGGTGCGCTTATCAACAGCCTGGTGCTGATTGCAGGGTCCATATTTGTGGTAAATGAAGCCGTAGCCAGAATCTTATCCCCGGAACAGACCAATGCAGAAGGTATGTTTCTGTTTGCCATTCTGGGTGTAGCCGTAAACGGTTACGCTGCCTGGAAGGTCAGCCACGGAGAAACGATGAACGAACGCGTTATCTCCTGGCATTTGCTCGAGGATGTTCTGGGCTGGGTGGCCGTTCTGATTGTGTCCGTAATTCTGATGTTCAGGGACATTCTCTACCTCGACCCCGCTCTATCGCTGCTTATTACACTTTATATCCTTTGGAACGTGATCAAACGATTGAAGGAAACACTCTACCTTTTTCTTCAGGGCCGTCCGTCGGACGTGAGCATAGATGAGCTCAGGGATAAATTTTTAAGCCTTGATTTTGTGGAAGAAACCGACCACCTGCACATCTGGTCGCTCGACGGAGAACATCATGTAATCACCGCTCACCTGCATGTCACGGAAATGAACGATATTTCTGAACTTGCAGGCGCCAAAAAGAAGATCCGGCAGCTTCTGAAGCCTTATAATTTCAGTCACAGCACCATTGAAATGGAGTGGGGTGAAGATCTGTGCTCACGCCGGGACAGCGATTCCTGGCCGGGCTCTTCGTGA